Proteins encoded within one genomic window of Mesobacillus subterraneus:
- a CDS encoding tetraprenyl-beta-curcumene synthase family protein — MLIPSMPISLMFRVYKQVLPQVHRELGYWKSRAEEIPNPELRKQALASIEHKTFHCEGGSILSLTAKKNYKKAIRFIVAYQTISDYLDNLCDRSTSLDPADFAALHESMADALNPDRQLKNYYREREDQNDGGYLIELVTVCREVLLELDHYKCIQLHLSELCNYYCDLQIHKHVEVKDRVPRLQTWFDGHRENIPDMEWYEFSACTGSTLGIFCLVSYALRDDFKPEYADSIRSGYFPYIQGLHILLDYFIDQEEDFEGGDLNFCFYYKNEEALFDRLRHFVENADHHTAKLPHRKFHKLINRGLLGVYLSDEKVRRQERIRKLAKEMIKTAGPVSYFFYINGRAYRSLQKWVPSGVVKAFIK, encoded by the coding sequence ATGTTGATCCCATCAATGCCAATCAGTTTAATGTTTCGTGTATACAAACAAGTTCTGCCTCAAGTACACAGGGAGCTGGGGTATTGGAAGAGCAGGGCAGAGGAAATCCCGAACCCGGAATTAAGGAAACAGGCCCTGGCCAGTATCGAGCATAAAACCTTCCATTGTGAAGGTGGCTCGATTTTGAGCCTGACCGCGAAAAAGAATTACAAAAAAGCGATTCGTTTCATAGTCGCTTATCAGACAATCAGTGATTACCTTGATAATCTTTGTGACCGCAGTACATCACTCGATCCTGCCGATTTCGCTGCATTGCATGAATCAATGGCAGACGCTTTGAATCCAGATCGACAATTGAAAAATTACTATCGGGAGCGGGAAGACCAGAATGACGGAGGATATCTCATTGAGCTCGTGACGGTCTGCCGGGAAGTTCTGTTAGAGCTGGATCACTACAAGTGTATCCAACTGCATTTGAGCGAGCTTTGTAATTATTATTGTGATTTGCAGATACACAAGCATGTAGAAGTCAAGGACCGTGTACCACGGCTGCAAACGTGGTTCGACGGTCACCGTGAAAATATTCCGGACATGGAGTGGTATGAATTCTCAGCGTGCACCGGCTCGACGCTAGGGATCTTTTGTCTCGTATCCTACGCGCTTCGCGATGATTTTAAGCCCGAATATGCCGACAGCATTCGCAGCGGATATTTCCCTTACATACAAGGCCTTCACATCCTGCTCGACTATTTCATCGACCAGGAAGAGGACTTCGAAGGCGGCGATTTGAACTTTTGTTTTTATTATAAAAATGAAGAAGCTTTGTTTGACCGCCTGAGGCACTTTGTTGAAAATGCGGATCATCATACAGCCAAATTGCCACATCGCAAATTCCACAAACTCATTAATCGAGGTTTGCTCGGCGTTTATCTGTCCGATGAAAAAGTAAGGCGCCAGGAAAGAATCCGGAAGCTTGCCAAGGAAATGATCAAGACAGCCGGACCTGTTAGCTACTTCTTTTATATTAATGGACGAGCTTATCGGTCATTGCAGAAATGGGTGCCTTCGGGAGTGGTTAAGGCGTTTATTAAATAG
- a CDS encoding tRNA (mnm(5)s(2)U34)-methyltransferase encodes MKLERILPFARNLLETAVQPGDIAVDATVGNGHDTLFLANLVGPAGRIYGFDIQDDALMSCKTKLREHDLQDQVTLFHTGHENITECIPPLHFGKITGAVFNLGYLPGGDKDIVTVPETTLSAIDQLLEIIAPEGIIVIVIYHGHPEGKVEREYLLRYVKSLDQNIAHVLEYKFLNQKNNPPFIIAIEKR; translated from the coding sequence ATGAAGCTTGAACGGATCCTGCCATTTGCCAGGAACCTTCTTGAAACTGCCGTGCAGCCAGGCGATATCGCTGTCGATGCTACAGTTGGCAACGGGCATGATACATTATTTTTAGCCAATCTTGTCGGACCTGCCGGCAGGATTTACGGCTTTGATATTCAGGATGATGCGCTCATGTCCTGCAAAACGAAGCTTCGCGAACATGATTTGCAGGATCAGGTTACACTGTTCCATACCGGGCATGAAAACATCACCGAATGCATTCCGCCTTTGCACTTTGGAAAAATTACCGGTGCCGTTTTCAACCTAGGCTATCTTCCCGGTGGTGATAAGGACATCGTCACTGTCCCCGAGACAACCCTCTCGGCCATCGACCAGCTGCTAGAAATCATAGCCCCAGAAGGCATCATCGTCATCGTGATCTACCACGGACATCCCGAAGGCAAGGTCGAACGGGAGTACTTATTGCGTTATGTAAAATCACTGGATCAAAATATCGCACATGTATTGGAATATAAATTTCTGAATCAGAAGAACAATCCGCCATTTATTATTGCGATTGAGAAGAGATGA